A window of the Desulfotignum phosphitoxidans DSM 13687 genome harbors these coding sequences:
- the gspD gene encoding type II secretion system secretin GspD, with amino-acid sequence MPALIPVIIVLFVSFSTPLIPLHTAFSQEDINEPEHVSIDFDNVDIKVFIKFISRLTHKNFVVDNRIRGNVTIISPAKLSVKDAYRVFESVLDIHGFSTVESGEVIKIIPSPNARTDNVDTRLMSGPEDAADRIVTRIIPLDYADSDELQRLLIPLVPKGSVMLSYRDTNMLIATATIASIERLMKIITTIDVPNIGKKISVLPLQHADAAKLVNTLSTIFTARSQDKKQTPAAGDLVQFVADERTNAIVLLASEVETERVERLVAILDQQLPKGDERIRVYYLEHASAEDMVTVLKEIPAQEKKQAEEGKSQASILSRDVNISADKSTNSLIIMAEKEDYPVLEEVIAKLDIPRSMVYIECLIMEVNVTRGLDIGTEWRTSQGFSNDEKVGFSGFGATGDSGFGNLGSVAKDGSLPKGFSLGVLGRNITIGGVSFPDIQAIVRAFQSDKDVHILSTPQLLTTENEEAVITVGKNVPFQTRSAAESATEVYSSFEYRDVGITLKITPQISKGRLVRLNVFQELTKLDTVNQNNPDRPTTFKRQIETAIIVEDTHSVVIGGLIDESMTRTEYKTPCLGDIPGLGWAFKNLSEGEERTNLYVFLTPRVVKNPLEAAHILKEKKESVTRDFNSGAVPLYKKIDEIGRKLSGKPESSDSF; translated from the coding sequence ATGCCTGCCCTGATACCGGTTATCATCGTGCTGTTTGTGTCATTTTCCACGCCTTTGATTCCGCTCCACACCGCATTTTCCCAGGAAGATATTAATGAACCGGAACATGTGTCCATTGATTTTGACAATGTGGATATCAAAGTGTTCATTAAATTTATCAGCCGGCTGACCCACAAGAATTTTGTGGTGGACAATCGGATCAGAGGAAATGTCACGATCATTTCCCCCGCCAAACTATCTGTCAAAGATGCCTACCGGGTCTTTGAATCCGTTCTTGACATTCACGGGTTTTCCACGGTGGAATCCGGAGAAGTCATTAAAATCATCCCCTCTCCCAACGCCAGAACAGACAATGTCGACACCCGTCTGATGTCTGGCCCGGAGGACGCGGCGGACAGGATCGTGACCCGGATCATCCCCCTGGATTATGCCGATTCAGACGAACTTCAGCGGCTGTTGATCCCGCTTGTGCCCAAAGGCAGCGTGATGCTGTCCTACCGGGACACCAACATGCTCATCGCCACCGCAACCATTGCCAGCATCGAACGCCTGATGAAAATCATCACCACCATCGATGTCCCCAATATCGGAAAAAAAATATCTGTTCTTCCACTTCAGCATGCAGATGCCGCCAAACTGGTGAACACGCTTTCCACGATCTTTACTGCCAGGAGCCAGGATAAGAAACAGACACCGGCGGCCGGAGACCTGGTCCAGTTTGTGGCCGATGAAAGGACCAATGCAATTGTTCTGCTGGCAAGCGAAGTCGAAACCGAGCGGGTGGAAAGGCTGGTGGCCATTCTGGATCAGCAGCTGCCCAAAGGCGATGAACGTATTCGGGTCTATTACCTGGAACATGCGTCCGCAGAAGACATGGTCACCGTGCTCAAAGAAATCCCGGCCCAGGAAAAAAAACAGGCGGAGGAAGGTAAAAGCCAGGCATCCATCCTGTCCCGGGACGTAAATATCAGTGCGGACAAATCCACCAATTCTCTGATCATCATGGCGGAAAAAGAGGATTACCCGGTTCTGGAAGAGGTGATCGCAAAACTGGATATTCCCCGGTCCATGGTCTACATTGAATGCCTGATCATGGAGGTCAATGTGACCCGGGGGCTGGATATCGGCACGGAATGGCGGACATCCCAGGGGTTCAGCAACGATGAAAAAGTAGGGTTTTCAGGTTTCGGCGCCACCGGAGACAGCGGATTTGGCAATCTGGGATCAGTGGCAAAGGATGGCAGTCTTCCCAAAGGATTTTCCTTAGGGGTTCTGGGCAGAAACATCACCATCGGCGGCGTGAGCTTTCCAGACATCCAGGCCATTGTCCGTGCCTTTCAAAGTGATAAGGATGTCCATATCCTTTCCACGCCCCAGCTGCTGACCACGGAAAACGAAGAAGCCGTGATCACCGTGGGGAAAAACGTGCCCTTTCAGACCCGATCGGCAGCGGAATCCGCCACGGAAGTCTACAGCTCGTTTGAATACCGGGATGTGGGAATCACCTTGAAAATAACGCCTCAGATCAGCAAGGGACGTCTGGTTCGGCTCAACGTATTTCAGGAGCTCACCAAACTGGATACCGTGAACCAGAACAACCCGGACCGGCCCACCACGTTCAAACGTCAGATTGAAACCGCCATTATTGTGGAAGATACCCACAGCGTGGTTATCGGCGGATTGATCGATGAAAGCATGACCCGGACCGAATATAAAACCCCGTGTCTGGGAGACATCCCCGGGCTGGGATGGGCCTTCAAAAACCTGTCGGAAGGAGAAGAACGCACCAATCTGTATGTTTTTTTAACCCCCAGGGTGGTGAAAAATCCCCTTGAAGCGGCACACATACTTAAAGAAAAAAAAGAAAGCGTTACCCGGGATTTCAACAGCGGGGCCGTTCCATTGTATAAGAAGATCGATGAAATCGGACGAAAACTGTCAGGCAAACCCGAATCCAGTGACTCTTTCTGA
- the gspE gene encoding type II secretion system ATPase GspE, with the protein MLTAEWSFPPADADKLVAAYEKDKSALVDTVLAFKHVSEQDILNILGRIYQIPAVSALDVDHHDTTWTREISRSFLKKACMVPLIRKNAPPLIAVNDPSDLGPADDIAVCLNSPDYDLVLAPKHIILSAVNLLYDQSGDSASQMAEDMADNEYIIPDLEHTADLLEDVSDAPVIRLVNRMISQAVKAGASDIHIEPFQETLKIRYRIDGILYERLTPPKGIQASLISRIKVMAHMNIAEKRIPQDGRAQVRIGDQEIDIRISTVPTGYGERLVMRLLNKSGAFLTFAQFGLSPENMTRLDRIIRQNNGIVLVTGPTGSGKTTTLYAGLSEINSPDKNIITIEDPVEYNLTGISQIQVNPKTGVTFARGLRAIVRQDPDVVLVGEIRDIETAGIAIQSALTGHLVFSTLHTNDAAGAVTRLKNLGVEPYLISSSVNTIIAQRLVRILCPHCRREYRLTSADIQTLNINGQIQKDLMGKTVFKPLGCDRCFDTGYLGRQAIFEILELDEEIKTLILKTSEANQIREAAVKKGMVTLRQDGMLKVIQGVTSIKEVLRVTQE; encoded by the coding sequence ATGCTTACAGCGGAATGGTCCTTTCCACCGGCAGATGCAGACAAGCTGGTGGCCGCCTATGAAAAAGACAAATCCGCCCTGGTGGACACGGTCCTTGCCTTCAAGCACGTTTCAGAACAGGATATCCTGAACATCCTGGGCCGGATATATCAGATTCCCGCCGTATCTGCACTTGACGTCGACCATCATGACACCACGTGGACCCGGGAGATTTCCCGCAGTTTTTTGAAAAAAGCCTGCATGGTCCCTTTGATCAGAAAAAATGCCCCTCCCCTGATCGCTGTGAACGATCCCTCGGATCTGGGCCCGGCCGACGATATCGCCGTCTGTCTGAACTCACCGGATTATGACCTGGTACTGGCTCCGAAACATATCATTTTATCAGCGGTCAACCTGCTGTATGACCAGTCCGGGGACAGTGCCAGCCAGATGGCTGAAGACATGGCAGACAACGAATATATCATTCCCGACCTGGAACATACCGCCGACCTGTTGGAAGATGTCAGCGATGCGCCGGTCATCCGCCTGGTAAACCGGATGATTTCCCAGGCAGTCAAAGCAGGTGCCAGTGACATCCACATTGAACCGTTTCAGGAAACACTCAAGATCCGTTACCGAATTGACGGCATTCTTTATGAGCGCCTGACTCCTCCCAAAGGGATTCAGGCCTCCCTGATTTCCAGAATCAAGGTCATGGCCCACATGAACATTGCTGAAAAACGAATCCCCCAGGACGGCAGGGCACAGGTCCGGATCGGTGATCAGGAAATCGACATCCGCATTTCTACTGTTCCCACAGGCTATGGAGAGCGGCTGGTCATGCGTCTGCTCAACAAATCCGGGGCATTTCTGACATTTGCACAATTTGGCCTGTCCCCGGAAAATATGACACGGCTCGACCGGATTATCCGTCAGAACAATGGCATTGTGCTGGTCACAGGTCCCACGGGCAGCGGCAAAACCACGACCCTTTACGCCGGCCTGTCTGAAATCAATTCTCCGGACAAAAATATCATTACCATCGAAGACCCCGTGGAATACAATCTCACAGGCATCAGCCAGATCCAGGTCAACCCCAAAACCGGGGTGACCTTTGCCCGGGGGCTGCGGGCCATTGTCCGCCAGGATCCCGATGTGGTGCTGGTGGGGGAAATCCGGGACATTGAAACCGCCGGCATCGCCATCCAGTCCGCCCTGACCGGCCATCTGGTTTTCTCCACCCTGCACACCAATGATGCCGCCGGTGCCGTCACCCGGTTGAAAAACCTGGGGGTGGAACCCTATCTGATTTCCTCTTCAGTCAACACCATTATCGCCCAGCGCCTGGTCCGGATTCTTTGCCCCCATTGCCGCCGGGAATACCGCCTGACAAGTGCGGACATCCAGACACTCAACATCAATGGACAGATTCAAAAAGATCTGATGGGAAAAACGGTTTTCAAACCCCTTGGGTGCGATCGGTGTTTTGACACAGGATATCTGGGCCGCCAGGCCATTTTTGAAATCCTGGAACTGGATGAGGAGATCAAGACCCTGATTTTGAAAACGTCGGAGGCCAACCAGATCCGGGAGGCTGCCGTGAAAAAAGGGATGGTCACCCTGAGGCAGGACGGCATGCTCAAGGTCATCCAGGGTGTTACATCCATCAAAGAGGTGCTCCGTGTTACCCAGGAATAG
- the gspG gene encoding type II secretion system major pseudopilin GspG — translation MNNKGFSFIELMVVVIILGILAGMIVPRYMGRTDDARAVKAKVDIAALETSLKLYHLDNGFYPTTEQGLTALIEKPSSEPVPPKWNENGYLDKKKLPKDPWGREYLYLSPGVNGDYDILSYGADGVPGGDGKNKDITSWDLE, via the coding sequence ATGAACAACAAGGGATTTTCATTTATCGAATTGATGGTGGTGGTCATCATTCTGGGCATTCTGGCGGGGATGATCGTTCCCAGGTACATGGGACGGACCGACGATGCCAGGGCGGTCAAAGCAAAAGTGGATATTGCCGCCCTTGAAACCAGTTTAAAGCTGTACCACCTGGACAACGGATTTTATCCCACCACGGAACAGGGACTGACCGCCCTGATCGAAAAGCCGTCTTCGGAACCCGTGCCGCCAAAGTGGAATGAAAACGGATACCTGGACAAAAAAAAGCTGCCCAAAGATCCCTGGGGCCGGGAGTATCTCTACTTATCCCCTGGTGTCAACGGGGATTATGATATTCTGTCCTATGGCGCTGATGGCGTGCCCGGAGGGGATGGGAAAAACAAGGATATCACCAGCTGGGATCTTGAATAA
- a CDS encoding prepilin-type N-terminal cleavage/methylation domain-containing protein, with protein sequence MTAGNQPIGTSHERNGFTLLEVMVSIMVLAVVLVTLFRLHTGTIRLTENKKIAAVMPLVTQYQLSRLEVEKPEPGRLSGSFPDEMDGFEWSCIVEHAEFTAPVDLSDAQSERLKKITLEITAPGSGRSWLITTWRYMVEDDDE encoded by the coding sequence ATGACTGCCGGTAACCAACCAATAGGGACATCTCATGAAAGAAACGGATTTACCCTGCTGGAAGTCATGGTGAGCATCATGGTGCTGGCCGTGGTCCTGGTCACCCTGTTCCGGCTGCACACCGGCACCATCCGCCTGACAGAAAACAAAAAAATTGCGGCGGTCATGCCGCTGGTGACTCAGTATCAACTGTCCCGCCTTGAAGTGGAAAAGCCGGAACCCGGGAGACTGTCCGGCTCTTTCCCAGATGAAATGGATGGGTTTGAATGGTCCTGCATTGTTGAACATGCTGAATTTACAGCCCCTGTGGATCTGTCTGATGCGCAGTCAGAGCGGTTGAAAAAAATAACCCTTGAAATAACCGCGCCGGGAAGTGGCAGATCATGGCTCATTACCACCTGGCGCTATATGGTTGAAGATGATGACGAGTGA
- a CDS encoding PilN domain-containing protein, translating to MAGRLLVLDIDDRGIDARTGKEHFFAAWADLPDFEDRAPHFPAALELIAGKLNLKSCDHAIILIASRQACFRNISLPFKHDNKIRQVLPLELAPCLPFPDQPFVFDYLRQDLHFVPDQHLFLTASIPEHVVRQMVSCLMSLKIRPRIVCPKGYALAVCFLENQKQKPDLAFIYTGRSETTLTLVVQGKPVMVRSLPGPDTDNEKTVHAFFQTMTGFRQKTGVEKELEICIAFENSAQKSAEALRTALSQHASVKKAGITMHAIDTESMDLSRLERSRRLLNFCQGRYGAGSFFQKFKTELVILAAIGSIALGLSIYSLQKDISRLEAAIAIERQKAAAVYRNTFPDSTSPGVHAPLLLMQAQVNDALKKTDSRILPEDLTNSPHHRAVDVLYELSGNIPETLPVRLSRLLLNRGNLIIAGTTDSFYTVDRLKTTLEKSPVFKTVTINTAEAGKSENQVLFNFNITI from the coding sequence ATGGCCGGCCGGCTTCTTGTTCTGGATATAGATGACCGCGGCATCGATGCCCGCACAGGCAAAGAACATTTTTTTGCGGCCTGGGCGGACCTGCCGGATTTTGAAGACCGGGCGCCGCACTTCCCGGCAGCCCTGGAACTCATTGCCGGAAAACTCAACCTTAAATCCTGCGATCACGCAATCATCCTGATTGCCTCCAGACAGGCATGTTTCCGCAATATCAGCCTGCCTTTTAAGCATGACAACAAAATCCGCCAGGTCCTTCCTCTGGAACTGGCCCCCTGTCTGCCGTTTCCAGACCAACCTTTTGTGTTTGATTACCTGCGCCAGGATCTGCATTTTGTCCCGGATCAGCATCTTTTTCTCACCGCATCCATCCCTGAACATGTTGTCCGGCAGATGGTGTCATGCCTGATGTCACTGAAAATCAGGCCCCGGATTGTCTGCCCCAAAGGATATGCCCTTGCCGTTTGCTTTCTGGAGAATCAAAAACAAAAGCCAGACCTGGCATTTATTTACACCGGGCGTTCTGAAACCACCCTGACCCTTGTTGTCCAAGGCAAACCGGTCATGGTCCGATCATTGCCCGGACCGGACACAGACAATGAAAAAACCGTGCACGCATTTTTTCAGACAATGACCGGATTCCGGCAGAAAACCGGGGTGGAAAAAGAACTGGAGATCTGCATCGCGTTTGAAAATTCGGCGCAAAAATCGGCGGAAGCCTTGAGAACCGCTTTGTCACAGCACGCTTCTGTCAAAAAGGCCGGGATAACCATGCATGCCATAGATACTGAATCCATGGATCTGTCCCGGCTTGAGCGATCCAGACGGCTGTTGAATTTCTGCCAGGGGCGTTATGGGGCGGGTTCTTTTTTTCAAAAATTCAAGACCGAGCTGGTCATACTGGCAGCAATCGGGTCAATTGCCCTGGGGCTGTCCATTTACAGTCTGCAAAAAGACATTTCACGCCTTGAGGCAGCGATTGCCATAGAAAGACAAAAGGCGGCGGCCGTGTACCGCAATACTTTTCCGGACAGTACCAGTCCCGGTGTGCACGCACCGCTTTTACTCATGCAGGCCCAGGTGAACGATGCTTTAAAGAAAACCGATTCCCGGATTCTGCCGGAGGATCTGACAAATTCACCCCATCACCGGGCCGTTGATGTGCTGTATGAACTGTCCGGAAACATTCCGGAAACCCTGCCGGTAAGATTGTCGCGCCTGCTGCTGAACAGGGGAAACCTGATCATTGCCGGCACCACAGACAGCTTCTATACCGTGGATCGATTAAAAACCACCCTGGAAAAATCACCTGTCTTTAAAACTGTCACCATCAATACGGCAGAAGCAGGCAAATCTGAAAATCAGGTTCTTTTCAACTTTAACATTACGATATGA
- a CDS encoding type II secretion system minor pseudopilin: MIWNQKGVALLAVIALISILLTAGLHLAGVAGRSVLVTGQHNDRYAAREMALSAIHLAMAVLADDAGKNDTDSIQEDWANPEILAEMLSQMGFDPEQLSVQITDELGKIQVNALLKEFPGHHINPDQLRLWENLLHLLTSSDKSADDLDPRAVVNALKDWLDSGDDGAVSGLTGAETPFYRTLSPPYDCRNGPLDQVKELLDITGIGPESNLTVMFEDIFTVHGLSDVRSTESFFSYSGRININTAGIVVLKSLLPKGMDEFARDLIDFREEKSEDDLTFVNPLDKGWYSRVIDLSKQEKDFFDRMICYHSHIFKVSTIARVNQATVRLSGFIKREQHPKTNQWICRLVQIEES, translated from the coding sequence ATGATATGGAACCAAAAAGGGGTGGCATTGCTGGCGGTCATTGCCCTGATCTCCATTCTTTTGACGGCCGGTCTGCACCTGGCCGGTGTTGCAGGCAGATCCGTTCTGGTGACCGGGCAGCACAATGACCGGTACGCAGCCCGGGAAATGGCATTGTCCGCCATCCATCTGGCCATGGCCGTGCTGGCGGATGATGCCGGAAAAAATGATACAGACTCCATTCAGGAAGACTGGGCAAACCCGGAGATTCTGGCTGAAATGCTGTCTCAGATGGGATTTGACCCGGAACAGCTCAGTGTTCAAATCACAGATGAACTGGGAAAAATACAGGTGAACGCGTTGCTCAAAGAATTTCCAGGGCATCACATCAATCCGGACCAGCTAAGGCTGTGGGAAAATCTGCTGCACCTGTTGACATCCAGTGACAAATCAGCGGATGACCTGGATCCCCGGGCCGTTGTCAATGCACTCAAAGACTGGCTGGATTCAGGGGATGACGGCGCGGTATCCGGACTGACCGGCGCTGAAACCCCGTTTTATCGAACCCTGTCCCCCCCGTATGACTGCAGAAACGGCCCCCTTGACCAGGTGAAAGAGCTGCTGGACATCACCGGTATCGGACCGGAAAGTAACCTCACAGTGATGTTTGAAGATATTTTCACGGTTCATGGTCTGTCAGATGTCCGCTCCACGGAATCTTTTTTCAGTTACTCAGGGCGGATCAATATCAATACCGCCGGCATCGTTGTGCTCAAGTCGCTGCTGCCAAAGGGGATGGATGAATTCGCCCGGGACCTGATTGACTTTCGCGAAGAAAAATCAGAAGATGACCTTACATTTGTGAATCCTCTTGACAAAGGGTGGTACTCCCGGGTTATAGATCTTTCTAAACAAGAAAAGGATTTTTTTGACCGCATGATCTGCTACCACTCTCATATTTTCAAAGTATCCACCATTGCCAGGGTAAACCAGGCAACGGTCCGGTTATCGGGCTTTATCAAAAGAGAACAGCACCCGAAAACCAACCAGTGGATATGCCGGTTGGTCCAGATCGAGGAATCCTGA
- a CDS encoding ABC transporter substrate-binding protein — protein MPMLPLRLLCIALIVAALCGAEAVGAWPADFRTAVVVSRKIRPYIQVMEGVLQEMAEQDLSADPDLFFLEPENRQVLDQVTKRLKGGGYDLVCAVGQDAASLVWGSGVTSQKMYAAVLDPASVPGLPPDACGISLRIPVPLQVAAIAGTFPQVNRIGLLFDPRHNAWFLDAARNAARELDLEIIPMPVTGRARIAPVLKDHLGRVQLIWMIPDSTIISEKIIHYVIKQGLYQNTGVIGYNPFFTRSGALFSFEFDYRALGRQAGEKLVTLVTTGKCLTDAPVFSFIVNEKVADRLKVRWMK, from the coding sequence ATGCCCATGTTACCTTTAAGACTCCTCTGTATCGCTTTAATTGTCGCGGCCTTGTGCGGGGCGGAGGCGGTCGGGGCATGGCCTGCCGATTTCCGGACGGCCGTGGTGGTGTCCAGAAAGATCCGTCCCTATATTCAGGTGATGGAAGGGGTGCTGCAGGAAATGGCGGAACAGGATCTATCCGCTGACCCGGACCTTTTTTTTCTGGAGCCGGAAAACAGACAGGTCCTGGACCAGGTGACAAAGCGTTTAAAGGGCGGGGGCTATGACCTGGTCTGTGCCGTGGGCCAGGACGCTGCATCTCTTGTCTGGGGATCCGGGGTGACGAGCCAAAAGATGTATGCAGCGGTACTGGATCCGGCATCCGTTCCCGGTCTGCCCCCGGATGCCTGCGGTATTTCCCTGCGGATCCCGGTGCCGCTTCAGGTGGCGGCCATTGCCGGCACCTTTCCTCAGGTGAATCGGATCGGACTTCTGTTTGACCCCCGGCACAATGCCTGGTTTCTGGATGCGGCCCGCAATGCGGCCCGGGAACTGGATCTGGAAATCATCCCCATGCCCGTGACGGGCCGGGCCCGCATCGCACCGGTGCTCAAAGATCATCTCGGCCGGGTCCAACTCATCTGGATGATACCGGATTCAACCATCATTTCTGAAAAAATCATCCATTATGTGATCAAGCAGGGCCTGTACCAGAATACCGGGGTGATCGGCTACAACCCTTTTTTTACCCGGTCCGGGGCCCTGTTTTCCTTTGAATTCGACTACCGGGCACTGGGACGGCAGGCCGGGGAAAAACTGGTCACCCTGGTGACGACCGGCAAATGCCTGAC
- a CDS encoding prepilin-type N-terminal cleavage/methylation domain-containing protein yields MNNRKPTYGFTLIELIVVISVISALVIVTLPNVKWGGLLQNQTQGVGFLIQLMEKLKGRAVQKNLDIFLHVDSSAGISWITDASMDEAAVRDARDTPLDIPGGLYISGVVFPEAHAGRQTGPDMIRFSRHGYSDLAIVHIQGGRSPVSLKIEPFLMTVTPFFERITFDDCR; encoded by the coding sequence TTGAATAACCGGAAACCGACATACGGATTTACCCTGATAGAACTGATCGTTGTGATCTCAGTGATTTCCGCCCTTGTGATTGTCACCCTGCCAAATGTCAAATGGGGCGGGCTTCTCCAGAACCAAACCCAGGGCGTGGGGTTTTTGATCCAACTCATGGAAAAACTCAAGGGCCGGGCGGTTCAAAAAAACCTGGATATTTTTCTCCATGTGGATTCCTCAGCCGGCATATCCTGGATCACGGATGCATCCATGGATGAGGCGGCAGTCCGGGATGCCCGTGACACCCCCCTTGACATTCCGGGCGGTCTGTATATCAGCGGGGTGGTGTTTCCAGAGGCCCATGCCGGCCGGCAAACCGGTCCTGACATGATCCGGTTCAGCAGACACGGGTATTCAGATCTTGCCATCGTGCATATACAGGGGGGCCGCTCACCGGTTTCCCTGAAAATCGAACCGTTTCTCATGACTGTCACCCCGTTTTTTGAAAGGATTACCTTTGATGACTGCCGGTAA
- a CDS encoding type II secretion system protein N, whose product MSITKNGIIKSVLILLQFILLTIAAYEGAGILYKDMLPENPGKPSDGLKNPGIIPDQKEKTLPASPLKSYDIISTRNLFDVRVQKPDPDGRENQTQTTEPVPLKKTELKLALWGTVMSESSAGSYAVIENQDTREQALYQTGDTVADAVIKQILRNKIILTLDNQDQVLEVDDSRHPPGPMTSALPLPELEESLQPLSFHPLEDPAGESDSGDIPDLMKQVRIQPYFSNGKLSGALLYGIKDDSFLHAAGFRNGDIIQTVDGNEISSPGEALAVLQALQEGKAGSQTIPATLLRQGKIMEIML is encoded by the coding sequence ATGAGCATCACCAAAAATGGCATTATAAAATCCGTTTTGATTCTGCTGCAATTCATATTACTGACCATTGCCGCTTATGAAGGTGCCGGCATCCTGTACAAAGACATGCTGCCTGAAAACCCCGGCAAACCATCTGATGGGCTCAAAAACCCGGGAATAATCCCGGATCAAAAAGAAAAAACACTTCCGGCATCCCCTTTAAAAAGCTATGACATCATCAGCACCAGAAATCTTTTTGATGTACGGGTACAAAAACCCGACCCTGACGGCCGGGAAAATCAGACGCAAACCACTGAACCGGTTCCTTTGAAAAAAACCGAACTCAAGCTGGCGCTGTGGGGAACCGTTATGTCAGAATCTTCTGCCGGATCCTATGCTGTCATTGAAAACCAGGACACCCGTGAACAGGCGCTATATCAAACAGGCGATACCGTCGCTGATGCCGTTATCAAACAGATTCTGCGCAACAAGATCATTCTCACACTGGATAATCAGGACCAGGTACTGGAAGTCGATGACAGCAGACATCCCCCGGGGCCAATGACTTCAGCGCTGCCTTTGCCCGAACTGGAAGAATCGCTCCAACCACTATCTTTCCACCCGCTTGAAGACCCGGCAGGCGAGTCCGACTCCGGGGATATCCCGGACTTGATGAAACAGGTCAGGATCCAACCTTATTTTTCAAACGGAAAACTGAGCGGGGCGTTATTGTATGGCATCAAAGATGACTCGTTTTTGCATGCTGCCGGATTCAGAAACGGAGATATCATACAGACCGTTGACGGCAATGAGATCTCGAGCCCCGGGGAGGCACTGGCTGTCTTACAGGCGTTGCAGGAGGGAAAGGCGGGTTCGCAAACCATTCCGGCAACCCTGCTGCGCCAGGGAAAAATCATGGAAATAATGCTGTAA
- a CDS encoding prepilin-type N-terminal cleavage/methylation domain-containing protein yields the protein MMTSDPDIKGFTLLEILVAMVIFSVTMMILFSSVKTFLHSADQVKSELSVDGRFSTGLQIMAADLEQIFILQPPRYRRPGFNDDPDLYRFTGTDELVDGTLFSRLMFASTHHLNLGQDTRRGVARITYYVHAQGDFFNLHRSDRLFPYETEINPCTDPILASHIHGFTLTFVDRQGEEYDTWDSDAESFEFTLPARVIISLQLAPEPSGRQIDTGIALPVSRRVFQ from the coding sequence ATGATGACGAGTGATCCGGATATCAAGGGATTCACACTGCTGGAAATCCTGGTGGCCATGGTGATTTTTTCCGTGACAATGATGATTTTGTTTTCATCCGTGAAAACGTTTCTGCATTCAGCCGATCAGGTAAAATCCGAACTGTCTGTTGACGGCCGTTTCAGCACGGGGTTGCAGATCATGGCCGCAGATCTTGAACAGATATTTATTCTTCAACCGCCAAGATACCGCAGACCCGGTTTTAATGATGACCCGGACCTGTACCGCTTCACAGGCACGGATGAGCTTGTGGATGGCACCCTGTTCTCCCGCCTGATGTTTGCCAGTACCCATCATCTGAACCTGGGACAGGATACCCGCCGCGGCGTGGCCAGGATCACCTATTATGTACACGCCCAGGGGGATTTTTTCAACCTGCACCGGTCAGACCGGCTGTTTCCTTATGAAACTGAAATCAATCCCTGCACAGATCCCATTCTGGCCAGTCATATCCACGGGTTTACCCTGACATTTGTTGACCGTCAGGGAGAGGAGTACGACACCTGGGATTCAGATGCTGAATCATTTGAGTTCACCCTGCCTGCCAGAGTCATTATCTCCCTGCAGCTGGCCCCGGAACCCTCCGGCCGTCAGATCGACACAGGCATTGCCCTGCCCGTGTCCAGGAGGGTCTTTCAATGA